TGCTGCAGGTACTGCTCGCGCGAACAATCCGCCACGTCCTCGCCAAACATCACGATCCGTTCGTCGCGCCGCATCTCGTCCTTCAGCGTGGCGTTGATCAGGTCAGCCATGGTCTTGTCACCGGGCGCTGGCTTGCCGGGCTCGGCATGCGGGAACTGCGGCTGCGTGTGGAAGCTTTCGGAGCGTGGGTCGACATTCGGTGAGTACACGAAGTTGGTTACGCTCTTCGCTTCCGGGAATGCGGCGGTCGCGGCACGGTCGCTTGCTTCCTGCACTTCTTCCTCGACCTCCTTCTCCAGCTTGTTGATTCCCTCCTCGTCAAGGATGCCCTCACGCAGCAACAGCAGCTGCAAGCGCGTGATCGGATCGCGTTTAGCTTCGTCTTCACGCTCCGAAGTGGGCCGGTAGAGCCGCTCATCGTCGGACAACGAGTGTGAGTACGGACGGACGACGTGGCCGTGTACGAACGCCGGCCCGTTGCCGGCGCGGATGTACCCTGCCGCTTTGGTCATGGCTGCGTAACTCGCAATGGCGTCGGTGCCATCGATTTCGGCGAAATAAAAATTCGGAAAATTGGCTACCAGCCGCGAGATGTTGCCGCCGGGCGTTTGCACTTCGACTGGCACGGAAATCGCGTATTCGTTGTCTTCGACCAAGAACAGCAGCGGCAGCTTGCCCGTTGAGGCGGTGTTCATGGCCTCCCAGAATTCGCCTTCGCTGGTGGTGCCCTCTCCGCACGAGACGTACACCACTTCGTCGGGATGGAAGATGACATCCTTGAACTCGCGGTAATCGCCCCTCTTCTTTTTCGCCGCTTCTGGATGGCGAGTGAAGTAGCGTCCAGCCTCGGAGCAGCCCACCGCCTGGAGAAGCTGGGTGCCGGTCGGCGAGGACTGGGTGACGATATTCAGTTTCTTGCTGCCCCAGTGAGACGGCATTTGTCGCCCGCCCGACGCGGGATCCTCGGCGGCGCCCACGGCCTGCAGCAGCTGCTCGTACGGCGTCATGCCCAATGTCAGACATAGCGTGCGGTCGCGGTAATAGGGATAAAACCAGTCGTAGCCGCCCTTCAGCGCCATTCCTGCTGCGACGCCCAGGGCCTCGTGTCCGGCGCCGGAGATCTGGAAAAAAATCTTCTGCTGCCGTTTGAGCAGGATTTCGCGATCGTCCACACGCCGAGACATGAACATGAGGCGATACATGCGGACCAGTTGCTCCGCCGTCAGCCCTTCATAGCTGCGCTCGGGCTTGCTCTCGCGCCGCGCCGTCTTCGGCTCGGTTCTGGTAGTTGCCATGCGCGGTTCCTCAACCCCTTAGATGTGCCAGGCGACATTGTAAATGCCTGCGCAAACAGCGGATATACTCAATTGGATAGCGGGGGATTGCCGCCCGGTTACTTTCGTCAGATGTTAAAAATCAACAAGCGCGTTCCGGGAGATACGATCCGGCTGGTCATTTTCGACCTGGACGGCACCTTGGTCGATTCGCGTCTTGACCTTGCCAATTCCGTG
The Terriglobales bacterium DNA segment above includes these coding regions:
- a CDS encoding dehydrogenase E1 component subunit alpha/beta, whose product is MATTRTEPKTARRESKPERSYEGLTAEQLVRMYRLMFMSRRVDDREILLKRQQKIFFQISGAGHEALGVAAGMALKGGYDWFYPYYRDRTLCLTLGMTPYEQLLQAVGAAEDPASGGRQMPSHWGSKKLNIVTQSSPTGTQLLQAVGCSEAGRYFTRHPEAAKKKRGDYREFKDVIFHPDEVVYVSCGEGTTSEGEFWEAMNTASTGKLPLLFLVEDNEYAISVPVEVQTPGGNISRLVANFPNFYFAEIDGTDAIASYAAMTKAAGYIRAGNGPAFVHGHVVRPYSHSLSDDERLYRPTSEREDEAKRDPITRLQLLLLREGILDEEGINKLEKEVEEEVQEASDRAATAAFPEAKSVTNFVYSPNVDPRSESFHTQPQFPHAEPGKPAPGDKTMADLINATLKDEMRRDERIVMFGEDVADCSREQYLQQKLIKGKGGVFKLTSGLQCEYGSDRVFNSPLAEANIIGRAIGMGTRGLKPVVEIQFFDYIWPAMQQLRNEMPLIRWRSNNAFSCPLVVRVAIGGYLTGGSIYHSQCGESIFTHIPGLRVVFPSNALDAAGLLRTAIRCDDPVLFLEHKRLYRETFGRAPYPGPDFMLPFGKARVVQHGEDLTVVTYGAVVPRALQAGQRLEREHGLKVELLDLRTLNPYDWEAVAASVRKTSRVIVAHEDTQSWGYGAEIAARIADELFEHLDAPVKRVAAKDTFVAYQPILEDEILPQSEDLYRAMLQLSEF